The Macadamia integrifolia cultivar HAES 741 unplaced genomic scaffold, SCU_Mint_v3 scaffold2164, whole genome shotgun sequence genomic interval AGTGGTAGAGACATGCACTGCTGTGAATCGCTCTCTTAATGTGTGGAGGGCTAGATTCTCTGCTTTGATAGACAGGTCTTAATTTGTTAACCTTGCTATGCTCTCTTGATTTCATAGTCATCTCTATCGCCATGATATCCATTTTGATCATGTTTGATTTTTGGAATGCCAGGGAGATCCATGAATCTGTTCAAACTCTTGTCCGACCCAATCAGTTGTTTTCAGATGCAGTGGATGTTAGGCAGGTGATCTTTATTTGACATGGGTTAATGGTAAACAATGTATCAGTAATTAAAAAATGTCTGCACTTgctatttttttctgtttatgatttatgagaCGTCGAATCCTCACTATGATTTTTTGCTCCTGCATGTAAAGTTAGTTTTTTAATATTCTGCAGGAAATTGACCTCCGGATCGGTGCCTCTTTCACAAGGTTTCAGACCATGCTGTTGAAAGATGCATTTACCATTGACGTTGCAACAGATGAAAGGAGTCTTGTTCTAAGTTATGGCCCATGTCAGGTTTGTCGCATGGAAAAGCATTGATTTGTCTTGTGGTTAGATATCAGAATTTATACTTGCTCCATTACATTCTTATATTTTGCAGTTCCCAACACTTGGGTTTGTTGTTGAACGGTATTGGGAGATCCAGTCGCATGAGCCTGAAGAGTTCTGGACAATCAACTGTTCTCATTCCTCCGACGAAGGCATTGCTACTTTCAATTGGATGTAATTTGGGCATTTGGAAGATCAGATCTCTTATGTTTACTTTCAGCAAGTATAATGTATATCTAATTGGCATTGCCTTTTGCAGGCGTGGGCATCTTTTTGATTACACATGTGCTGTTATAATATATGAGATGTGTGTTCTGGAACCCACTGCAACTGTAAGGCATATGTCGACACTTGATGTTATTTACCACTAACGTTTCAGTTCATGAAAATTTGGGCAGATTTTTAATTTCGATATTGTTATTCGCTTTGTTGCAGGTAACGAAAGTTAGACATCAGGAGAGGCTGAAATATCCTCCACACCCTTTGAATACTATTGAGCTTGAGAAACGTGCATCATGGTACTTCAGGATGAGTTCTGAACATACTATGAAGGTGAGTTTGGCATTTCTGATTCTCTTGAGCTCTCTAGTCCTgttctcatgcctttccttttctatttaaACAAGTATCACTTGATAACTGACTGTCAAAATGCATCTTGAGATCCCAAACTTCTCTAATGTCATGACTTGTAATTAATGATATGGAAAACCCACTGTGACCAATCTGTTTGTGGCTGGTGGTCCACGGTTTATCAGCTTGAGCATCTATTTTAACTGTTTAAAACTTTGAcaatcccctccccccccccccccccacaaagaaaaaaaaaaaaatcttatgtaCACAAGACGTGATCCAGTAAAACTCCACAGCTTTGAAGGCTCTCCTAATGACAACCCATATAGAGGACCCAAAAACTAAAGGAAAAAGGCTCTGGGATGGCAGTGGTTGCCATCTTTCAAATTCAATGAAGCAAAGGCCCACAGCTGTGCCACGATTCCACCCAAGATCATGCCTAGGCCCCGGTCCACAATATATCTGTAAGCCCATATATGAAATTGTATGTGATTTATAAAGCATTGTCATTAATGCGGAGAGGCCGAAAGGGGAAAACTATGGGAttgtgatgcagataagtcacttaatgggattattttattgtaaataagccttgggttgggttatgtatgtgttgggcctttgatcccatgggttttctttgtaatgggcctaaactatgggtagaaagtaggaaaacgagatttaattcattcgtttagttagagtcctgttttgagtctctttcctttgttatttcagtttcctagtcaatttaggtttccCATTTAGTtgaggattgggttaggcctttcctttttagtgtttgagttagttttgagttttctatatgatgcagatctgaagacctacatccgtaggaagaaggccaacaagagtaactagcatgtggccttaccttgttgatgcttattaatttcatacttagtttttatttcatgttttatgtcttagtttagttccaattgaaccatggtccatgttggtcTAATAgcggttcaatttaagtggttagaagttacttttacttttactttttacttttctaaatggggggatcaattcacttttgtaagtgatgatgggtgaacacttttccacctttggtagttgggggatgaagattttccacctttggtagttgggggatgaagacttttccacctttggtagttgggggatgacttttctattgtaactttaagaggtgaggatttttccacttttggtagttggtaggtgaaggctctttcaactttagtagttggaaggtgaatactttcctaccccaactttaataagtgaagactttctactattgttagttggaagttgggtatgtaatgttttgttgagttggtcctataaatagggatcaattgtaagcattcaaggacaacttagaatttaaaacaaagtttgcttatgcaactctcttcttgtgtttgatcaagaatctcttgtgtttgctcaagaaatcccttgtgtttgatcaaggtaggttggtgtttgatccagtcgatccaccttgcggtgtgaagcccgggtgttatattattgtttattgttccatctttttcatctttcaacaagttttagcaatatcctattctccatatctagaattccctattctctgaaaaaagatcctaccctggtactgttttgagcttcctcaatttcagtattacatcaCTATATAAGTCTGTAAGGGGAATATTGAACACAaatttattaatataaaaaaaaaaaaaaaggatggcttatgctgttgtgctgtgggatgcaatTTGGTGAGATGTCCAACCAAAGGGTGAGATgtccattcactagttcttcttcccccttctcaatcctccatcgaattctctttcttttcttattttctttttatttgtttgatgtgagagagtgtttgagagctagaaccaagtctattggaggacatcttctctattcaactAGAATTTAAGATCTTACctaggattaggatcacttgtgattctagctCTACATTAGATCACAGTTTTACTATTTTTGTTATTCTCTTTATGCTATTTTCGAATGGCCAAAACTTGGTTTGATTGGTACTTTTTAAAAGTTCATTCAGTTCCCTTTCCAACTAGACCAATATATTGTAATTTAAGGTCATCTTGGTTAAGTTATGACCCATTTATTGGCAGGGTTGTCAAGTTGTGGAattgttttgaaattttagtTTGATTTGGTATTTGATTTAGAATCTACTTTAAGTTTCTATTTGATGTACATAAGTTCTACACCAAGCTGTACCATCACAAGAAGGACTCAGACCTGTGCTTCCTTGAATGAACTTCTGGTTCAATTGAACCAGGTTCAGACCAGACCAATCAGGACTGGGTGTGTTTTCTGGTTCACCCAAAATCAGTCCTAATTAATCCAGtctaagggtccgtttgattttgtttttcctatttctgtgtctagaaacaggagaaacgattttttccgtttctgtgctaaaaaatgatttttggaaatacaaaaaggtgtttgatttttttgttttccgaAACATTTTCAACAGTTTAGTCGAGTTAAAGacacgagtgaaggcacgacgtcataggaatgcaactcacgagtgaaggaatgacgttggagttgcaggtatgcttcatggagatgagcttcagtcAATATCCATCCATGAAATATAAGTTAGTCCATTGATGGTTATTTAAGTCCTTGAAAATATGCAGTTCATTATATGGTAAAAAAGTCTACGGGAAAGTCCCAATGAGAGTCTAGAACCCTCCCATCCACTCTATAAAAGGGCTGACTATAAGCGTTTTGACGGAagttgaatgaaatttctggttTTTTGCCAATAGAAGTGAGATGCCGCACTAGAGCCTAGATGCTTGATTGCTTGGTGAGATGCCTTGTTTTGGTCAAGGCTCGAGGTTTTGTTTTCAGCATGGTTTTGATCAGGCCCGAAACCGAAATTTTAGCCAAtactatgtaatttttttttagggaattTTGAGGTTGTGTGTTTCCGGGGACGTATGGCCAAATTAGGTCATGAAACTTGTAGGACaacctattttaggccttctaaacatagtggaagtcttagattttgaaaaatcacacccaaatggtagtttgacttcggatttgtgtttttttttggtgaataaaaaatttattaccaaagagagaaaataatcaaTGGACTAACTTATATTTGAAATCTCTATAAAAGTTAGTCCTCAGGTTGGTAATCTATGGTGGATACAATCTCTGTCCTAGGCTATTCCACACAATCTTTTGTACTAGAACACATATAATTGaagtaaaacaacttaaataaacaTTAGTAATGAAAATATGTCAAATTATAAACCGTTTCATAAATCATGCGTCGTACGTGGTTTGTTAGTAATTGTTACAAAGAGTCGCATATATTAGAGTCAACAATAGTAGTACAATACAAGCAACGACTCACCTTATGCCCCTCCTAAAGCCTTAGGTTCTTAGTATTGATCAAGTGCTGGGCCGGATTGTAGCTGATGCCGAATCAAGTTTTCCTttgattgaatcacaaaatcTGGCCATGTCATAGTATGGCGGAAGAAACAATCGAAGTTGTCCACAACAACCCTATAAATGGAATCGTCAACATACTTGAGGTATCCTAACCTAGGTATATATCTTTGAACTGTAAGGAACATGATTGAGAGTCTCTGTGATGGATGGCACGTGTGGAACAGGAGCCGTCATGTATGGTTGGGGCCAAAAAAATCGAAGATGCTGTCTGCAAAACCTGACCTAGTGCATGATTGACTCAAACGCAAAGGCAGAGGGTAATGATGATGTAGAGCTAACCTGCTCAAATTGCTCGTACCCAGTATAAATGTATAATGACTATCATTAGAACCGGTGCTCTTCATGTCATATCCATATGACAGTGCAAGCTACTGCTCCCCATGAATACCGCTCTCTATACTGATACCTCCACACACTCTCTATACTGATACCTCCACGAGTGTCAATCAAGCTTCTGACTGAGCCATCCATAGACGCCATG includes:
- the LOC122065962 gene encoding DNA topoisomerase 3-alpha-like; this translates as MAGGGGGSIMVLNVAEKPSVAKAVSGILSRNQGLRVREGRSRYNKIFEFDYTIRGQRCRMLFTSVTGHLMELEFEDRYRKWHSCDPADLYHAPVRKFVPQDKLDIKKTLEEEARKCQWLVLWLDCDREGENISFEVVETCTAVNRSLNVWRARFSALIDREIHESVQTLVRPNQLFSDAVDVRQEIDLRIGASFTRFQTMLLKDAFTIDVATDERSLVLSYGPCQFPTLGFVVERYWEIQSHEPEEFWTINCSHSSDEGIATFNWMRGHLFDYTCAVIIYEMCVLEPTATVTKVRHQERLKYPPHPLNTIELEKRASWYFRMSSEHTMKVSLAFLILLSSLVLFSCLSFSI